In the genome of Polaribacter sp. MED152, one region contains:
- the atpA gene encoding F0F1 ATP synthase subunit alpha, with translation MASIKPAEVSAILKEQLTNFEAQASLSEVGTVLQVGDGIARVYGLSNVQYGELVEFENGLEGIVLNLEEDNAGVVLLGASTSVREGSTVKRTERIASLRAGEGIVGRVVDTLGSPIDGKGPIEGTTYEMPLERRAPGVIYREPVTEPLQTGIKSIDAMIPVGRGQRELIIGDRQTGKSTVALDTILNQKEFYDAGNPVYCIYVAIGQKASTVAAIANMLEERGALAYTTIVAANASDPAAMQVYAPFAGAAIGEYFRDTGRPALIIYDDLSKQAVAYREISLLLRRPPGREAYPGDVFYLHSRLLERAAKVINDNVIASEMNDLPDSLKGIVKGGGSLTALPIIETQAGDVSAYIPTNVISITDGQIFLDGDLFNSGVRPAINVGISVSRVGGNAQIKSMKKVSGTLKLDQAQFRELEAFAKFGSDLDAATMSVISKGQRNVEILKQAQNDPFTVEDQIAIIYAGSKNLLKDVPVDQVKKFEKDYIDYLNAKHRDTLDVLKSGKLTPEATATLEEAAAEISKHFA, from the coding sequence ATGGCAAGTATTAAACCAGCTGAAGTATCAGCAATTTTAAAAGAACAACTTACAAATTTTGAAGCTCAAGCTTCATTAAGTGAGGTAGGAACTGTATTACAAGTGGGTGATGGTATTGCTCGTGTTTACGGATTGTCTAACGTACAATATGGTGAGTTAGTAGAATTCGAAAACGGCTTAGAAGGTATTGTATTAAACTTAGAAGAAGATAATGCAGGTGTTGTATTATTGGGTGCTTCAACTTCTGTAAGAGAAGGTTCTACTGTTAAAAGAACTGAAAGAATTGCTTCTTTAAGAGCAGGTGAAGGTATTGTTGGTAGAGTTGTAGATACTTTAGGTAGCCCAATTGATGGGAAAGGACCTATTGAAGGAACTACTTACGAAATGCCATTAGAAAGAAGAGCACCAGGTGTAATTTATAGAGAGCCAGTAACAGAACCGTTACAAACTGGTATAAAATCTATTGATGCAATGATTCCCGTTGGTAGAGGACAGCGTGAGTTGATTATTGGAGACAGACAAACAGGTAAATCTACAGTTGCTTTAGATACCATCTTAAATCAAAAAGAATTTTACGATGCTGGTAATCCAGTATACTGTATATATGTAGCTATTGGTCAAAAAGCTTCTACAGTTGCAGCAATTGCAAACATGTTAGAAGAAAGAGGCGCATTAGCGTATACAACAATAGTTGCAGCAAATGCATCAGACCCTGCAGCAATGCAAGTTTATGCACCATTTGCAGGAGCAGCAATTGGAGAATATTTTAGAGATACAGGTAGACCTGCATTAATCATTTACGATGATTTATCAAAACAAGCAGTTGCTTACCGTGAAATTTCTTTATTATTAAGAAGACCTCCAGGACGTGAGGCATATCCAGGAGATGTATTTTACTTACACTCAAGATTATTAGAAAGAGCTGCAAAGGTTATTAATGATAACGTAATTGCTAGTGAAATGAACGACTTACCTGACTCTTTAAAAGGAATCGTTAAAGGTGGAGGTTCTTTAACTGCATTACCAATTATTGAAACTCAAGCAGGTGATGTATCAGCATATATTCCAACAAACGTAATTTCGATTACTGATGGACAAATTTTCTTAGATGGAGATTTATTTAACTCAGGTGTAAGACCAGCAATTAACGTAGGTATTTCTGTATCACGTGTTGGAGGTAATGCACAGATTAAATCTATGAAAAAAGTATCTGGTACTTTAAAATTAGATCAAGCTCAGTTTAGAGAATTAGAAGCATTTGCTAAGTTTGGTTCAGACTTAGATGCAGCTACAATGAGTGTAATTTCTAAAGGTCAAAGAAACGTTGAGATTTTAAAACAAGCACAGAATGATCCTTTTACAGTAGAAGATCAAATTGCAATTATCTATGCTGGTTCTAAAAACTTGTTAAAAGATGTTCCTGTAGATCAAGTTAAGAAATTCGAAAAAGATTATATCGATTATTTAAATGCAAAACATAGAGATACTTTAGATGTATTAAAATCTGGTAAATTAACGCCAGAAGCTACTGCAACTTTAGAAGAGGCTGCTGCTGAAATTTCTAAGCAT
- the atpH gene encoding ATP synthase F1 subunit delta: protein MKDARAALRYAKAILNLAKDSNDESAVHEDMQLIEATIDDSKELSVVLESPVIKSADKMNVLKATFSSKINNITLGLFNLLQENKRIAMLEAIAKQYSIIYDFDKNTQVAKVTTAVPISPEIEAQVLAKIVALTGEKANLENEVNPSILGGFILRVGDVQYDASISNHLSELKKEFDNSHYIPKI from the coding sequence ATGAAAGACGCAAGAGCAGCATTACGTTACGCAAAAGCTATTTTAAATCTTGCTAAAGATTCTAATGATGAATCTGCTGTGCATGAAGATATGCAGCTTATTGAAGCTACTATAGATGATAGTAAAGAGCTTTCTGTAGTTTTAGAAAGTCCTGTTATTAAATCTGCAGACAAGATGAATGTTTTAAAAGCTACATTTTCTAGCAAAATAAACAACATCACATTAGGTCTTTTTAATCTTTTACAAGAAAACAAAAGAATTGCAATGTTAGAAGCTATTGCTAAGCAATACTCTATCATTTATGATTTTGATAAAAATACACAAGTAGCTAAAGTTACAACAGCTGTGCCTATTTCCCCAGAAATTGAAGCACAAGTATTAGCTAAAATTGTAGCTTTAACAGGCGAAAAAGCAAACTTAGAAAACGAGGTGAATCCTTCTATTCTAGGTGGTTTTATTTTAAGAGTTGGAGATGTGCAGTATGATGCAAGTATCTCTAATCATTTAAGTGAATTGAAAAAGGAATTTGACAATAGTCATTACATTCCAAAAATTTAA
- a CDS encoding F0F1 ATP synthase subunit B, with protein MGALLEDFSIGLFVILTVLLLVLIGLMVKFAWKPILNSLEERESGIENALAAAENARKEMQNLTADNERLAKEARAEREAMMKEAREISDKIIADAKEDAKEVTTKLIETAQASIQQEKQAALAELKKNVAELSIGIAESVIKKELSSKKDQLDLVEGILKDVTLN; from the coding sequence ATGGGAGCTTTATTAGAAGATTTTTCAATTGGATTATTTGTAATACTTACAGTATTACTATTAGTGTTAATTGGATTGATGGTAAAATTTGCTTGGAAACCAATTTTAAACTCTTTAGAAGAAAGAGAATCTGGAATTGAAAACGCATTAGCTGCTGCAGAAAATGCACGTAAAGAAATGCAAAATTTAACTGCAGATAATGAAAGGTTAGCAAAAGAAGCAAGAGCTGAAAGAGAAGCAATGATGAAAGAAGCTAGAGAAATTAGCGATAAAATTATTGCAGATGCAAAGGAAGATGCAAAAGAGGTAACTACTAAGTTAATTGAAACTGCACAAGCATCAATTCAGCAAGAAAAGCAAGCAGCCTTAGCAGAGTTAAAGAAAAACGTTGCAGAGTTATCTATAGGTATAGCAGAATCTGTAATTAAGAAAGAATTATCTTCTAAGAAAGACCAATTAGATTTAGTAGAAGGTATTTTAAAAGACGTAACTTTAAACTAA
- the atpE gene encoding ATP synthase F0 subunit C — protein sequence MYNLIGAGLVVIGAGIGLGQIGGKAMEGIARQPEAAGKIQTAMIIVAALLEGLAFGALILGQG from the coding sequence ATGTACAATTTAATTGGAGCAGGATTAGTAGTAATCGGAGCTGGAATTGGTTTAGGTCAAATTGGTGGTAAAGCAATGGAAGGTATTGCTCGTCAACCAGAAGCAGCTGGAAAGATTCAAACAGCTATGATTATTGTTGCAGCACTTTTAGAAGGGTTAGCATTTGGTGCATTAATCTTAGGTCAAGGTTAA
- the atpB gene encoding F0F1 ATP synthase subunit A, with amino-acid sequence MKIAQKSIKFLTIALIALFSATIFASSSDKKHDNQNDGGRVNTKEEVGAYIKHHVKDSHDFSLFSYTNDEGERKHFGFPLPVIIWTSEGLVTFMSSEFHHNDDGHVIVEKDGLKFAKIHSKIYELDEGATQVSFDETHHATNAHKVLDFSITKTVFGILLVGLLMLFWFSRLAKQYKTKQIPTGFSRVLEPLIIYVRDEIAKPNIGEKHYRRFTGYLMTVFFFIWILNLLGMLPFGFNVTGQIAVTAALAIFTLVVYTFSGNKGYWMHMIWMPGVPILIRPFLAIIELVGALIIKPFSLLVRLFANITAGHIVVMSLIAIMFTLKESFGVAGATFLSSVLSFLIILIEVLVAFLQAYIFTMLSALFIGMAVEEHEEAH; translated from the coding sequence ATGAAGATTGCACAAAAATCTATCAAATTTCTTACAATTGCATTAATAGCTCTTTTTTCGGCTACAATTTTTGCATCTAGTTCAGATAAAAAACACGACAATCAAAACGATGGTGGTCGAGTAAATACTAAGGAAGAAGTTGGTGCTTACATAAAACATCACGTTAAAGACTCTCATGATTTTTCATTATTCTCATACACCAATGATGAAGGTGAAAGAAAGCATTTTGGTTTTCCTTTACCAGTTATTATTTGGACGAGTGAAGGTTTAGTAACTTTTATGTCTTCTGAATTTCATCATAATGATGATGGTCATGTAATCGTAGAGAAAGATGGTTTAAAATTTGCCAAAATTCACTCTAAGATTTATGAATTAGATGAAGGTGCTACTCAAGTATCTTTTGATGAAACACATCATGCAACAAATGCACACAAGGTTTTAGATTTTTCTATTACTAAAACTGTTTTCGGAATTTTATTAGTTGGTTTGTTAATGTTATTCTGGTTTTCAAGATTGGCAAAACAGTACAAAACAAAACAAATTCCAACTGGTTTTTCTAGAGTATTAGAGCCGTTAATTATTTATGTAAGAGACGAAATAGCAAAACCAAACATTGGCGAAAAGCACTACAGAAGATTTACAGGTTATTTAATGACGGTATTTTTCTTTATTTGGATATTAAACCTTTTAGGTATGTTGCCTTTCGGATTTAATGTTACAGGTCAAATAGCAGTTACTGCTGCATTAGCCATATTTACTTTAGTGGTTTACACATTTAGTGGTAACAAAGGATATTGGATGCACATGATCTGGATGCCAGGTGTGCCAATTTTAATTAGACCATTTTTGGCGATTATAGAATTAGTAGGTGCATTAATTATTAAGCCATTTTCATTATTGGTTCGTTTGTTCGCAAACATTACTGCAGGTCACATTGTAGTTATGAGTTTAATAGCAATTATGTTTACACTTAAAGAAAGCTTTGGTGTTGCTGGTGCAACATTTCTTTCTTCAGTGTTATCATTTTTAATAATATTAATTGAGGTTTTAGTGGCTTTCTTACAGGCTTATATCTTTACAATGCTTTCTGCATTATTTATAGGTATGGCTGTAGAAGAACATGAAGAAGCTCATTAA
- a CDS encoding DUF6168 family protein — translation MIKNLFLYTTVFFALYFLSHFLHQNVIEKQEIILPFSLKKIYLFHLGFSLIICTNFLLLSTVNKISDQLGFIYLATIILKPVLFCLIFYKSIFTEETLSFAARISLIIPMIIFLLTEAFFVAQILQKKDYKKIS, via the coding sequence ATGATTAAAAACTTATTTCTTTATACTACAGTTTTCTTTGCTCTTTACTTTTTAAGCCATTTTTTGCATCAAAATGTTATAGAAAAACAAGAAATAATATTGCCTTTTTCATTAAAAAAAATATACCTATTTCATTTAGGATTTTCACTTATCATTTGTACTAATTTCCTTTTACTATCTACTGTTAATAAAATATCTGATCAGTTGGGTTTTATTTATTTAGCTACAATTATTTTAAAACCAGTTTTATTTTGTTTAATCTTTTATAAATCAATATTTACCGAAGAAACTTTAAGTTTTGCAGCAAGAATTTCGCTCATCATTCCTATGATAATTTTTTTATTAACAGAGGCTTTTTTCGTGGCACAAATACTACAGAAAAAAGATTATAAAAAAATATCTTAA
- a CDS encoding AtpZ/AtpI family protein: protein MTQKNSQSTQKKPNPKKPLNKALHLSGAGLQMGATIYLGYLLGQWLDKQFQTTYLEQTITLLSIFLAIYALIKQAQKIND from the coding sequence ATGACACAAAAAAACAGCCAATCAACTCAAAAGAAGCCAAACCCAAAAAAGCCTTTAAATAAAGCGTTACATCTTTCAGGGGCAGGTTTGCAAATGGGTGCCACCATTTATTTAGGCTACTTACTTGGCCAATGGTTAGATAAGCAGTTTCAAACCACTTATTTAGAGCAAACAATTACTTTACTATCTATCTTCTTAGCTATTTACGCACTTATTAAACAAGCACAGAAAATAAATGATTAA
- a CDS encoding polymer-forming cytoskeletal protein has product MERNVIAKNTKITGDILSEGDFRIDGTLEGNLTTKGRVILGATGVLIGNVSASNSDIEGKFSGELKVEKTLTVKAAANISGDVVVGKLSIEPGATFNASCAMKVPSKESNKEDDTKKQPINSKEAKPKKAFK; this is encoded by the coding sequence ATGGAAAGAAATGTAATTGCCAAAAACACTAAAATTACTGGAGATATTTTGTCTGAAGGTGATTTTAGAATTGATGGTACTTTAGAAGGTAATTTAACAACTAAGGGTAGAGTAATTTTAGGAGCTACAGGTGTTTTAATTGGTAATGTATCTGCATCTAATTCAGATATTGAAGGTAAATTTTCTGGTGAGTTAAAGGTAGAAAAAACGCTTACGGTTAAAGCTGCAGCAAACATTTCTGGAGATGTTGTTGTTGGGAAATTATCTATAGAGCCAGGTGCAACTTTTAATGCATCTTGTGCAATGAAAGTACCTTCTAAAGAAAGTAATAAAGAAGATGACACAAAAAAACAGCCAATCAACTCAAAAGAAGCCAAACCCAAAAAAGCCTTTAAATAA
- a CDS encoding ABC transporter ATP-binding protein — MIQTTQLSKKYGSAEVLNINELEIPTGQSFGLVGNNGAGKTTYFNILLDLIRPTTGAIVNHDIQVNTSEDWKSFTGSFIDESFLIGYLTAEEYFEFVGDLRGMNKADVTKFINQFDEFFNQEIIGKKKYLRDLSKGNQKKVGIVAAMMGNPQVVILDEPFANLDPTTQIRLKKIIKELTENREVTVLISSHDLTHVTEVCERIVVLDKGNVVKDIVTSAETLQELESYFAV; from the coding sequence ATGATACAAACTACACAACTCTCAAAAAAATACGGATCTGCAGAGGTTTTAAATATTAACGAATTAGAAATTCCAACAGGCCAAAGTTTTGGTTTAGTAGGTAATAATGGTGCAGGTAAAACCACATATTTTAACATTCTACTAGATTTAATTAGGCCAACAACTGGTGCTATTGTAAATCATGATATTCAAGTAAATACAAGTGAAGACTGGAAATCATTTACAGGTTCTTTTATAGATGAATCTTTTTTAATTGGCTATTTAACAGCAGAAGAATACTTTGAGTTTGTTGGCGATTTAAGAGGCATGAATAAAGCAGATGTTACTAAATTTATTAATCAGTTTGATGAATTTTTTAACCAAGAAATTATAGGTAAAAAGAAATACCTAAGAGATCTTAGTAAAGGTAACCAGAAAAAAGTAGGTATTGTAGCTGCAATGATGGGTAACCCACAAGTTGTAATTTTAGATGAGCCATTTGCAAATCTAGATCCAACAACACAAATAAGGCTAAAAAAAATCATTAAAGAATTAACAGAAAATAGAGAAGTTACAGTGCTAATTTCTAGTCATGATTTAACACATGTAACCGAAGTTTGCGAAAGAATTGTAGTTCTAGATAAAGGAAATGTAGTAAAAGATATAGTTACTTCTGCAGAGACCTTGCAAGAATTAGAAAGCTATTTTGCTGTATAA
- a CDS encoding DUF5687 family protein, translated as MISHFLKLEWKQYFRAANWQKSVFLNILLVLFALYFVVSFLIIGVGGYWILKEMYPEQDPLVVVNAFLLFAIVGDLIFRYLMQKLPVMNIKPMLTLPIPKSKIVHFILIKSSFSFFNIMSLFFYIPFAVVLIMQGYNVAGVLGWLFTMVFIIQSVNYLNFLINKNTKIFAGLVTLLVAGYLVNYFNWFNLPGFIGKGFDFIYENPIMVVAFAALLFFLYSINYKQLRNEVYLDAIITEQTKEVNAADLSFADKLGDLAPFIKNDLRLMWRNKRTKSGVWMILVGLLYGLIFYPNPMYKGMEFMYVLVGIFSTGTFLINFGQFIPAWDSSYYKMLMSQNFKYERYLESKFTIMTISVVALFVLGIPYVYFGWKVLVVHFAAMIYNVGVNTHVILFGGTFNRKKINLDEKAAFNFQGTGAVQWLIGLPLMVLPMAIFGLINWLVSFEIACITLAVLGFIGIALHKKIMKAITKKYITNKYVMIHAFNQEN; from the coding sequence ATGATTTCACATTTCCTTAAACTAGAATGGAAACAATATTTTAGAGCTGCAAATTGGCAAAAAAGTGTTTTTCTAAATATTCTATTGGTGCTTTTTGCACTATACTTTGTAGTTAGTTTTTTAATAATTGGTGTAGGAGGTTATTGGATTTTGAAAGAAATGTATCCAGAACAAGATCCTTTAGTGGTGGTTAATGCATTTTTACTTTTTGCAATTGTGGGCGATTTAATTTTTAGATACCTCATGCAAAAGCTTCCAGTAATGAATATAAAACCAATGTTAACACTGCCAATTCCTAAAAGTAAAATTGTTCACTTTATACTTATAAAATCGTCATTCTCATTTTTTAATATTATGAGTTTGTTTTTCTACATACCATTTGCAGTTGTTTTAATAATGCAAGGTTATAATGTAGCTGGAGTTTTAGGTTGGTTATTTACAATGGTTTTTATTATTCAGTCTGTAAATTACTTAAACTTTTTAATCAATAAAAACACCAAAATATTTGCAGGTTTAGTTACGCTTTTGGTAGCTGGTTATCTCGTAAATTATTTTAATTGGTTCAATTTACCAGGATTTATAGGTAAAGGCTTCGACTTTATTTACGAAAACCCAATTATGGTAGTTGCTTTTGCAGCATTACTTTTCTTTCTATACAGTATAAACTACAAACAGCTAAGAAATGAGGTGTATTTAGATGCTATTATTACTGAGCAAACCAAAGAAGTAAATGCAGCAGATTTATCTTTTGCTGATAAGTTGGGTGATTTGGCTCCTTTTATTAAAAACGATTTACGTTTAATGTGGAGAAATAAAAGAACAAAGTCTGGAGTATGGATGATTTTAGTGGGATTATTATATGGTTTAATATTTTATCCTAACCCAATGTATAAAGGCATGGAGTTTATGTATGTATTGGTTGGTATTTTTTCTACAGGAACTTTCTTAATAAACTTTGGGCAATTTATTCCTGCTTGGGATAGCAGCTATTACAAGATGTTAATGAGTCAGAATTTTAAATACGAAAGGTATTTAGAATCGAAATTTACAATAATGACAATTAGTGTTGTAGCTCTTTTTGTGCTAGGTATTCCTTATGTTTACTTTGGTTGGAAAGTTCTGGTTGTTCACTTTGCAGCCATGATTTATAATGTAGGTGTAAATACGCACGTAATTTTATTTGGAGGAACTTTCAACAGAAAAAAAATTAATTTAGATGAAAAAGCGGCCTTTAATTTTCAAGGTACAGGTGCTGTACAATGGTTAATTGGTTTGCCTTTAATGGTGTTACCAATGGCAATTTTTGGTCTAATTAATTGGTTGGTAAGCTTCGAAATTGCATGTATAACCTTAGCTGTTTTAGGATTTATAGGTATTGCATTACACAAAAAAATAATGAAAGCCATCACAAAAAAATACATTACAAACAAGTATGTAATGATTCACGCATTTAATCAAGAAAACTAA
- a CDS encoding PadR family transcriptional regulator — MGNQKLYKGSLQTIILKLLASNTKMYGYEITQKVKELTKGELKITEGALYPALHKLEADGLLDVEVAKVGNRLRKYYKLTENGTKETANKLEEMQDFLKTMQHLVNPKFSLE, encoded by the coding sequence ATGGGAAATCAGAAATTATACAAAGGCTCTTTACAAACAATCATTTTAAAATTGCTAGCTAGTAATACTAAAATGTATGGTTATGAAATAACCCAAAAAGTGAAAGAATTAACCAAGGGTGAGTTAAAAATTACTGAAGGTGCACTGTACCCTGCTTTACACAAGTTAGAAGCAGATGGTTTGTTAGATGTTGAAGTAGCTAAAGTTGGTAATAGATTGCGTAAGTACTATAAATTAACAGAAAATGGCACTAAAGAAACTGCGAATAAGTTAGAAGAAATGCAAGATTTTTTAAAAACGATGCAGCATTTGGTAAACCCAAAGTTTAGTTTAGAGTAA
- the trxA gene encoding thioredoxin: MTENLTKETFLEKVFNFKENKEWKFEGKRPALIDFYADWCGPCKMLAPILEELSEEYGDKIDIYKIDTEAEQELSAAFEIRSIPSMLFCPTEGEPQMANGALPKADLERVIGEVLKVEK; the protein is encoded by the coding sequence ATGACAGAGAATTTAACGAAAGAAACGTTTTTAGAAAAGGTATTTAATTTTAAAGAAAATAAAGAGTGGAAGTTTGAAGGTAAAAGACCTGCATTGATAGATTTTTATGCAGATTGGTGTGGCCCATGTAAAATGTTAGCCCCAATTTTAGAAGAACTTTCAGAAGAATATGGAGATAAAATCGATATTTATAAAATAGATACAGAAGCAGAGCAAGAACTTTCTGCTGCATTTGAAATTAGAAGTATACCTTCTATGCTATTTTGCCCTACAGAAGGAGAACCGCAAATGGCAAATGGAGCTTTACCAAAAGCAGATTTAGAAAGAGTAATTGGCGAAGTTTTAAAAGTAGAAAAATAA
- a CDS encoding M13 family metallopeptidase, with the protein MKSVQKLLFTTAIASIAFVSCKNDAPEEEKVAGIVLENMDTSVKPTDDFFRHVNGSWLDNTEIPDDQTSWGGFGELRKKTDADVLNILNEAIEERDFPKIKDAQGNEIDSDQEKAVNYYETIMDTVARNKQGKAPVMPYLSKIDEIVTKDDVETYLTNMAPYGGGGFYGFGVYNDLKNSSVYAGYLGGGSLGLTRDYYVDAKVKDKLEKYEVFVAKMLQEFGDDEASAKQNAATIVAFEKSLAEPMMTKEESRDIRKLYNPMSVEELTELAPAIDWQAHLEGIGVGDIETVIVTDLGYFKAMSTIFENRSVEDIKLLLRWNTINSALSALSTDLETANWEFYSKEMQGAKKQRPRDERALNNLNGAIGEALGKLYVEKMFPPEAKKKAEEMIDNVMLGFEKRIAQLPWMSEITKEKALEKLHKLTVKIAYPDVWKDYSELQVKGLEDGGSYFENVINVTKWNYNQNMNKLGKEVDRTEWGMSPQTVNAYFNPVNNEIVFPAAILQPPFYDYRADEAVNYGGIGAVIGHEISHSFDDSGARFDGDGNLKNWWTDEDSEEFKKAGKKLIDQYSNIIAIDSMHLNGEFTLGENIGDLGGVQAAYEGLQIFFEKNGRPGKIDGYTPEQRFFLSWGTIWRTKMRDDALRNRIMTDTHAPGMYRAYMPLKNVDAFYAAFDVKEGDKMYLKPEDRVRIW; encoded by the coding sequence ATGAAAAGCGTTCAAAAACTATTGTTTACAACTGCTATAGCTTCTATAGCATTTGTTTCTTGTAAAAACGATGCACCAGAAGAAGAAAAAGTAGCTGGTATTGTTTTAGAAAACATGGATACTTCTGTAAAACCTACAGATGATTTCTTTAGACACGTAAACGGATCTTGGCTAGACAACACCGAAATTCCTGATGACCAAACTTCTTGGGGTGGTTTTGGTGAATTACGTAAAAAAACAGATGCAGATGTTTTAAACATTTTAAATGAAGCTATAGAAGAAAGAGATTTTCCTAAAATTAAAGATGCACAAGGTAATGAGATAGACTCAGATCAAGAAAAAGCAGTAAACTATTATGAAACTATAATGGATACTGTTGCTAGAAACAAACAAGGTAAAGCACCTGTTATGCCTTATTTATCTAAAATTGATGAAATAGTTACTAAAGATGATGTAGAAACTTATTTAACAAACATGGCTCCTTATGGTGGAGGTGGCTTTTATGGTTTTGGCGTTTATAACGATTTAAAAAACAGTAGCGTTTATGCAGGTTATTTAGGTGGTGGTTCTTTAGGATTAACCAGAGATTATTATGTGGATGCTAAAGTGAAAGATAAATTAGAAAAATACGAAGTTTTTGTAGCCAAAATGTTACAAGAATTTGGTGATGATGAAGCTTCTGCAAAGCAAAATGCGGCTACCATTGTAGCTTTTGAAAAAAGCTTAGCAGAACCAATGATGACCAAAGAAGAAAGCAGAGATATTAGAAAATTATACAACCCAATGTCTGTGGAAGAACTTACAGAATTAGCACCAGCTATAGATTGGCAAGCGCATTTAGAAGGTATTGGAGTTGGAGATATTGAAACTGTAATTGTAACAGACTTAGGGTATTTTAAAGCCATGAGTACTATTTTCGAAAACAGATCTGTAGAAGATATTAAATTATTATTACGTTGGAACACAATCAACAGTGCTTTAAGTGCACTTTCTACAGATTTAGAAACTGCAAATTGGGAGTTTTATAGCAAAGAAATGCAAGGAGCTAAAAAACAACGTCCAAGAGATGAGCGTGCATTAAATAATTTAAATGGCGCAATTGGTGAGGCTTTAGGAAAATTATATGTAGAAAAAATGTTTCCACCAGAAGCTAAGAAAAAAGCAGAGGAAATGATTGATAATGTAATGCTAGGTTTCGAAAAAAGAATTGCACAATTACCTTGGATGAGTGAAATTACAAAAGAAAAAGCGCTAGAGAAACTGCATAAATTAACAGTTAAAATAGCGTATCCAGATGTTTGGAAGGATTACTCAGAACTTCAAGTAAAAGGTTTGGAAGATGGTGGTTCTTATTTCGAAAACGTAATTAATGTTACAAAATGGAACTATAATCAAAACATGAATAAATTAGGTAAAGAAGTTGATAGAACAGAATGGGGTATGTCTCCACAAACTGTAAACGCATACTTTAACCCTGTAAATAATGAGATTGTATTTCCTGCAGCAATTTTACAACCTCCTTTTTATGATTATCGAGCAGATGAAGCTGTAAATTATGGTGGAATTGGCGCTGTTATTGGTCATGAAATTTCTCATAGTTTTGATGATTCTGGTGCACGTTTTGATGGCGATGGAAATCTAAAAAATTGGTGGACAGATGAAGACTCTGAAGAGTTTAAAAAAGCAGGTAAAAAACTAATAGATCAGTACAGCAATATTATTGCAATAGACAGTATGCATTTAAATGGCGAATTTACACTTGGTGAAAATATTGGAGATTTAGGTGGTGTGCAAGCTGCTTACGAAGGTTTACAAATTTTCTTTGAGAAAAATGGAAGACCAGGTAAAATTGATGGTTATACTCCAGAACAACGTTTTTTCCTTTCTTGGGGTACAATTTGGAGAACCAAAATGAGAGATGATGCATTAAGAAATAGAATTATGACAGATACTCATGCTCCAGGAATGTACAGAGCTTATATGCCACTTAAAAATGTGGATGCTTTTTATGCCGCTTTTGATGTAAAAGAAGGTGATAAAATGTACTTGAAACCAGAGGACAGAGTTCGTATTTGGTAA